From Enterococcus mundtii, the proteins below share one genomic window:
- the deoB gene encoding phosphopentomutase, which translates to MFKRVHLIVMDSVGIGEAPDAEKFGDKGSDTLGHIAKEAGLTIPNLEQLGLGTIRPLEGVEAVQDHQGYATKLEEVSVGKDTMTGHWEIMGLNIKTPFRVFPNGFPDELLKKIEDFSGRKIVCNEPYSGTAVIDDFGEHQMKTGDLIVYTSADPVLQIAAHEEIIPLEELYRICEYVREITKDDPYMIGRIIARPYLGEPGNFTRTSNRHDYALDPFGHTVLDSLKEAGKDVIAVGKINDIFNGQGITDSVRTKSNMDGVDQLLNVMKQDFTGLSFTNLVDFDALYGHRRDVVGYARAIEDFDLRIPELLDAMADDDLLLITADHGNDPTFTGTDHTREYVPLLAYSKQMSGQGSLPQGYYADISATIAENFDVAATENGESFLKLLK; encoded by the coding sequence ATGTTTAAACGCGTACATTTGATCGTCATGGATTCAGTCGGAATCGGAGAAGCACCTGATGCTGAAAAATTCGGAGATAAAGGTTCGGATACATTAGGTCATATTGCTAAAGAAGCTGGGTTGACGATACCGAATTTGGAGCAACTTGGATTAGGAACGATTCGTCCTTTAGAAGGGGTCGAAGCAGTGCAAGATCATCAAGGGTATGCGACAAAATTGGAAGAAGTTTCTGTCGGCAAAGATACAATGACAGGACATTGGGAAATCATGGGCTTGAATATCAAAACACCATTTCGTGTTTTTCCAAACGGCTTCCCTGATGAATTATTGAAGAAAATCGAAGACTTCTCTGGACGTAAAATTGTTTGTAACGAACCTTATAGCGGAACAGCAGTCATTGACGACTTTGGTGAACATCAAATGAAAACCGGCGACTTGATCGTTTATACGTCAGCTGATCCAGTGTTACAAATTGCTGCACATGAGGAAATTATTCCTTTAGAAGAACTTTATCGGATTTGCGAATATGTTCGTGAAATTACAAAAGATGATCCTTATATGATCGGTCGGATCATTGCCCGTCCATATCTTGGTGAGCCAGGTAACTTTACGCGAACAAGCAACCGTCACGATTACGCATTAGATCCATTTGGACATACGGTTTTAGACTCATTGAAAGAAGCCGGCAAAGATGTTATTGCAGTCGGTAAGATCAATGATATTTTCAATGGTCAAGGCATCACCGATTCTGTTCGTACGAAAAGCAATATGGACGGTGTGGATCAATTATTGAATGTCATGAAACAAGACTTCACTGGGTTGAGTTTTACAAACTTAGTCGATTTTGATGCGTTATACGGTCATCGTCGCGATGTGGTTGGTTATGCGCGTGCCATTGAAGATTTTGATTTGCGTATTCCAGAATTATTAGATGCAATGGCTGATGATGATCTATTATTGATCACCGCTGACCATGGGAATGATCCAACTTTCACTGGTACCGACCATACTCGCGAATATGTGCCACTACTTGCTTATAGTAAACAAATGAGTGGGCAAGGTAGTTTACCACAAGGTTATTATGCGGATATCTCTGCAACGATTGCCGAAAACTTTGACGTAGCAGCAACTGAAAATGGCGAAAGCTTTTTAAAACTATTGAAATAA
- a CDS encoding purine-nucleoside phosphorylase: MKLNEMLQETTAFIKSKGVGTIDFGMILGSGLGELAEEIEEAIVIPYDKIPFFPTSTVVGHAGQLVYGTLSGKKVLAMQGRFHFYEGHSMQTVTYPVRVMAALGAHSVVVTNACGGVNESFAPGDLMLITDHINFTGQNPLIGPNDEEMGPRFPDMSEAYTKAYREMAKAAATSLDVELKEGVYMGYSGPTYETPAEIRMSRVMGADAVGMSTVPEVIVAAHSGLKVLGISCITNLAAGMQANLNHEEVVETTERVKQTFKSLIKETLSLL; this comes from the coding sequence ATGAAATTAAATGAGATGTTACAAGAGACGACTGCGTTTATCAAAAGCAAAGGTGTCGGAACGATCGATTTTGGCATGATCTTAGGTTCAGGTTTAGGTGAATTAGCAGAGGAGATTGAAGAAGCAATCGTGATTCCTTATGATAAGATTCCGTTCTTTCCAACTTCGACAGTCGTTGGACATGCAGGTCAACTTGTTTACGGAACGCTTTCAGGCAAAAAAGTATTGGCGATGCAAGGACGTTTCCATTTTTATGAAGGTCATTCGATGCAAACAGTCACTTATCCTGTACGAGTGATGGCTGCGTTAGGCGCGCATTCAGTTGTTGTGACCAATGCGTGTGGTGGCGTGAATGAATCATTTGCACCAGGTGATTTGATGCTGATCACGGATCATATCAACTTTACAGGTCAAAATCCATTGATTGGACCTAATGATGAAGAAATGGGTCCTCGTTTCCCTGATATGAGTGAAGCTTACACAAAAGCGTATCGTGAAATGGCAAAAGCAGCAGCGACATCATTAGACGTAGAATTAAAAGAAGGCGTGTATATGGGCTATTCTGGTCCAACTTATGAAACACCCGCTGAGATTCGTATGTCTCGCGTGATGGGAGCAGATGCAGTGGGCATGTCGACTGTACCAGAAGTCATTGTTGCAGCTCATAGCGGGTTGAAGGTCTTAGGAATTTCTTGTATCACCAACTTGGCTGCTGGTATGCAAGCAAACTTGAATCACGAAGAAGTCGTTGAAACAACTGAGAGAGTCAAACAAACATTTAAATCATTGATCAAAGAAACACTTTCTTTACTATAA
- the deoD gene encoding purine-nucleoside phosphorylase codes for MSVHIEAKPGEIADKILLPGDPLRAKYIAETFLENPVCYNQVRGMLGYTGTYKGERVSVQGTGMGMPSAMIYAHELVNSYDVKKLIRVGTCGALSKDVHVRDLVLAQGAATSSSMIEKDFNAFHFPPICDFDLLLKAYEVAKEKGFTTHVGNVLSEDSFYKDDLTETFKLAELGVMGVEMEAAALYYLGAKYHVQTLAIMTVSDHLITGEETTASERQTTFNDMIEVGLETAIQG; via the coding sequence ATGAGTGTTCATATTGAAGCAAAACCAGGAGAGATCGCAGACAAGATTTTACTTCCTGGCGATCCACTAAGAGCGAAGTATATTGCAGAAACTTTTTTAGAGAATCCCGTTTGCTATAACCAAGTACGCGGTATGCTTGGTTATACTGGAACGTATAAAGGCGAAAGAGTCTCTGTTCAAGGAACAGGAATGGGTATGCCTTCAGCGATGATCTATGCGCATGAGTTGGTCAATTCCTATGACGTAAAAAAATTGATTCGTGTTGGCACGTGCGGTGCCTTGTCAAAAGACGTACACGTTCGCGACTTGGTGTTAGCACAAGGAGCTGCGACTAGTTCTTCCATGATTGAGAAGGATTTCAACGCCTTCCACTTTCCACCAATCTGTGATTTTGACTTGTTGTTAAAAGCATACGAAGTAGCGAAAGAAAAGGGTTTTACTACACACGTCGGCAATGTACTATCAGAAGATTCTTTCTACAAAGACGATTTGACAGAAACATTCAAGTTAGCAGAACTTGGTGTGATGGGCGTGGAAATGGAAGCTGCTGCGTTGTATTATCTAGGTGCAAAATACCACGTGCAAACACTAGCGATCATGACGGTCAGTGACCATCTGATCACCGGTGAAGAAACAACTGCCAGCGAACGTCAGACAACATTCAATGACATGATTGAAGTAGGATTGGAAACGGCGATTCAAGGATAA
- a CDS encoding carbohydrate binding domain-containing protein: protein MITNNFKKMMAAGMVVLSLGGPVSTFATSLSTTDIVSTSKQAIEQQLYIHNGDFNDGFDRWIVSDPDSNNPTLQTVNGNNFALATNGENVHQYVTLKPNTTYTFSYDVAASESAPGRVELGIMNHGVGFDVLERVEHNNEDWERGKLTFTTPDAENTYLVRFASTWTGWAKYDNIQVETGVTETSLLSVGREGHLAFAYLTLDEDRFNSRERLVVTVDGRYLFETHNGINYYSSRRFIDGNIQIRQTIAGTAGQVIQVHRVPGHPGQHLPGRVLLESYTIGADLF from the coding sequence ATGATTACAAACAATTTCAAGAAAATGATGGCAGCAGGAATGGTAGTTTTAAGTCTAGGAGGGCCAGTTTCGACATTCGCAACAAGTCTATCAACAACTGACATCGTTAGTACAAGCAAACAGGCCATTGAGCAACAATTATATATCCATAATGGTGACTTTAATGACGGGTTTGATCGTTGGATCGTTAGTGATCCAGATTCAAATAATCCCACACTTCAAACAGTTAATGGTAATAACTTTGCATTAGCAACAAATGGTGAAAACGTTCATCAGTATGTCACTCTAAAACCAAATACAACGTATACATTCAGTTATGATGTTGCAGCAAGCGAATCAGCACCAGGACGTGTTGAATTAGGGATCATGAATCATGGTGTCGGTTTCGATGTATTAGAGCGCGTTGAACATAATAATGAGGACTGGGAACGTGGCAAACTTACCTTTACGACTCCAGACGCTGAAAATACATACCTTGTGCGCTTCGCCTCTACATGGACTGGTTGGGCGAAATATGACAATATCCAAGTGGAAACAGGCGTAACAGAAACAAGCTTGTTATCTGTAGGGAGAGAAGGCCATCTGGCATTTGCCTACTTAACTTTAGATGAGGACCGTTTCAACAGCCGAGAAAGACTAGTCGTAACTGTTGATGGAAGATATCTTTTTGAGACACATAATGGAATCAATTACTATTCCTCTAGAAGATTCATTGATGGCAACATCCAAATACGACAAACCATTGCTGGTACTGCAGGTCAAGTCATCCAAGTTCATAGAGTACCTGGACACCCAGGACAACATTTACCAGGACGAGTATTGTTAGAATCATATACTATTGGAGCAGATTTGTTTTAA
- a CDS encoding CPBP family intramembrane glutamic endopeptidase, producing the protein MVLLFSVIVIAPIREELVYRYLFLSITDSNWLKLVYGLVSTGFFFYGHSFTYGGNLYAMTQVLFLTLATTYLYVKTNNILPAIMLHSSYNLFLLSLSIAQ; encoded by the coding sequence ATGGTGTTGTTATTTTCTGTCATAGTGATTGCCCCAATAAGAGAAGAATTAGTGTACCGTTACCTATTTTTGAGTATAACTGATTCTAATTGGTTAAAATTAGTGTATGGGCTGGTTTCAACAGGATTCTTTTTCTATGGGCATAGCTTTACATATGGTGGAAATCTATACGCAATGACTCAAGTTCTATTTTTGACTTTAGCTACAACCTATCTATACGTGAAAACCAACAATATATTACCTGCTATTATGTTACATAGCTCATATAATCTATTTCTCCTCTCGCTATCTATTGCCCAATAA
- a CDS encoding 2,3-diphosphoglycerate-dependent phosphoglycerate mutase — MPKLVFSRHGLSEWNALNQFTGWADVNLAPEGIEEAKEGGRKIKEAGIEFDVAYTSVLTRAIKTCNLILEYSDQLWVPQIKSWRLNERHYGKLQGLNKKETAEKYGDEQVHIWRRSYDTLPPLMEATDEGSAANDRRYAMLDKRDVPGGENLKVTLERALPFWQDEIAPALLDNKTVLVAAHGNSLRALAKHIEGISDEDIMDLEIPTGQPLVYELNDDLTVIKKYYL, encoded by the coding sequence ATGCCAAAATTAGTTTTTTCTCGTCACGGTCTTAGCGAATGGAATGCATTGAACCAATTTACTGGTTGGGCAGATGTAAACCTAGCACCAGAAGGAATCGAAGAAGCAAAAGAAGGCGGACGTAAAATCAAAGAAGCTGGAATCGAATTTGATGTTGCTTATACTTCTGTATTAACTCGTGCCATCAAAACTTGTAACTTGATTTTAGAATACTCAGATCAACTTTGGGTACCACAAATCAAATCATGGCGCTTGAACGAACGTCATTATGGTAAATTACAAGGATTAAATAAAAAAGAAACAGCAGAAAAATACGGTGACGAACAAGTTCACATCTGGCGTCGTTCATATGACACTCTTCCTCCATTAATGGAAGCAACTGATGAAGGTTCAGCAGCAAACGATCGTCGTTATGCAATGTTAGACAAACGCGACGTACCTGGTGGAGAAAACTTGAAAGTTACTTTAGAACGCGCATTGCCATTCTGGCAAGACGAAATTGCACCAGCTTTGTTAGACAACAAAACTGTCTTAGTTGCTGCACATGGTAACTCTTTACGTGCATTAGCAAAACACATCGAAGGAATCTCTGATGAAGACATCATGGATCTTGAAATTCCAACAGGTCAACCACTTGTTTATGAATTAAACGACGACTTGACTGTCATCAAAAAATACTACTTATAA
- a CDS encoding recombinase family protein, with the protein MKIIGYARTTINDVDLTAQMQKLSDFGCHEIFHETYGQKDSLSDAICLEKVIEKMEQGDTLVICQLHHLGKSTRQLTEFTKLFKDRGLHLVSITEKIDTREPMGTVYFQLMEGLAEMECALIKERTLIGLDEARKKGKIGGRPKIDAKTIKKIRRLYYEKKETIQFISSKCGVSVGTCYKYINLPEKELQQLFN; encoded by the coding sequence ATGAAGATTATCGGTTATGCACGTACAACTATCAATGATGTCGATTTGACGGCTCAAATGCAAAAACTCTCTGATTTTGGTTGTCACGAAATTTTTCACGAAACGTATGGTCAAAAAGACAGTTTATCTGACGCCATTTGTTTAGAAAAAGTCATCGAAAAAATGGAGCAAGGCGATACATTAGTGATTTGCCAGCTTCATCATCTAGGAAAATCGACAAGACAACTAACAGAATTCACGAAATTATTTAAAGACCGTGGGTTACATCTAGTCAGCATCACAGAAAAAATCGATACTCGCGAACCTATGGGGACGGTCTACTTCCAATTAATGGAAGGATTAGCTGAGATGGAGTGTGCATTGATCAAAGAACGCACGCTGATCGGATTAGATGAAGCACGTAAAAAAGGAAAAATCGGCGGACGACCAAAAATCGATGCCAAAACAATCAAAAAAATTCGTCGGCTCTACTATGAAAAGAAAGAAACGATCCAATTTATTTCTTCAAAATGTGGAGTTTCAGTCGGTACTTGCTACAAATATATCAACCTACCTGAAAAAGAGCTTCAGCAATTATTCAATTAA
- the rpiA gene encoding ribose-5-phosphate isomerase RpiA, which produces MNLKQLVGIKAAEFVEDGMIVGLGTGSTAYYMVEEIGRRMREEGLKITGVTTSSGTKAQAESLGIPLKSIDEVPVVDLTIDGADEISADFQGIKGGGAALLFEKIVASYSKQTIWIVDGSKMVDQLGRFPLPVEVIPYGSQQLMRLFEEKNYQPVLRHTETGETVVTDSGHYIIDLHLERIEDPEKLATYLDQLVGVVEHGLFLNMVSKVVVASENGVSVLDTPFQK; this is translated from the coding sequence ATGAACTTAAAGCAATTAGTAGGCATTAAAGCGGCAGAATTTGTTGAAGATGGCATGATCGTTGGACTTGGAACTGGTTCTACTGCCTATTATATGGTAGAAGAAATTGGCCGACGCATGCGCGAAGAAGGATTGAAAATCACTGGTGTCACTACTTCTAGCGGTACAAAAGCACAAGCAGAAAGCTTAGGTATCCCTTTGAAAAGTATTGATGAAGTCCCAGTCGTCGATTTGACGATCGATGGTGCCGATGAAATCAGTGCCGATTTTCAGGGAATCAAAGGTGGCGGTGCTGCTCTTTTATTTGAAAAGATTGTTGCATCTTATTCAAAACAAACGATCTGGATCGTCGATGGATCAAAAATGGTGGATCAACTAGGGCGCTTTCCACTCCCTGTCGAAGTCATCCCTTATGGTTCTCAACAACTGATGCGTCTTTTTGAAGAAAAAAACTATCAGCCTGTATTACGTCACACAGAAACTGGGGAGACCGTCGTAACAGATAGTGGGCATTATATTATTGACCTTCATTTAGAACGAATCGAGGATCCCGAAAAATTAGCGACTTATTTGGATCAATTAGTCGGTGTCGTCGAACACGGCTTGTTTTTAAATATGGTTTCAAAGGTTGTCGTTGCCTCTGAAAATGGCGTGTCTGTACTCGATACTCCCTTTCAAAAATAA
- the rpsL gene encoding 30S ribosomal protein S12, with translation MPTINQLVRKPRKSKVEKSNSPALNKGYNSFKKTQTNVNSPQKRGVATRVGTMTPKKPNSALRKYARVRLSNLIEVTAYIPGIGHNLQEHSVVLLRGGRVKDLPGVRYHIVRGALDTAGVNDRKQSRSKYGTKRPKA, from the coding sequence ATGCCTACAATTAACCAATTAGTACGTAAACCTCGTAAATCAAAGGTGGAAAAATCTAATTCACCTGCTTTGAACAAAGGATATAACAGCTTTAAGAAAACTCAAACAAACGTGAACTCTCCTCAAAAACGTGGGGTAGCTACACGTGTGGGAACAATGACACCTAAAAAACCGAACTCAGCTTTACGTAAATATGCTCGTGTTCGTTTGTCAAACTTAATTGAAGTTACTGCTTATATCCCAGGGATTGGTCACAATTTACAAGAGCATAGCGTGGTACTATTACGCGGTGGACGTGTAAAAGACTTACCAGGGGTACGTTATCATATCGTTCGTGGTGCACTAGATACTGCTGGTGTGAACGACCGTAAACAAAGCCGTTCTAAATACGGTACGAAAAGACCTAAAGCTTAA
- the rpsG gene encoding 30S ribosomal protein S7, whose translation MPRKGPVAKRDVLPDPIYNSKLVTRLINRVMVDGKRGVAANIIYNAFDLIKESTGNDPLEVFEQAMNNVMPVLEVKARRVGGSNYQVPVEVRPERRTTLALRWVVNYARLRGEHTMEERLAKEIMDAANNTGASVKKREDTHKMADANRAFAHYRW comes from the coding sequence ATGCCACGTAAAGGTCCTGTTGCAAAACGTGATGTTTTACCAGATCCTATTTATAACTCAAAATTAGTAACTCGCTTGATCAACCGTGTAATGGTTGATGGAAAACGCGGTGTTGCTGCTAATATTATCTATAATGCCTTTGATTTGATCAAAGAATCTACAGGTAACGATCCATTAGAAGTGTTTGAACAAGCAATGAACAATGTTATGCCTGTTCTTGAAGTTAAAGCACGTCGTGTTGGGGGTTCAAACTATCAAGTACCAGTTGAAGTTCGCCCTGAACGTCGTACGACTTTAGCGCTACGTTGGGTAGTTAACTACGCTCGCTTGCGCGGTGAACACACAATGGAAGAACGCTTAGCGAAAGAAATCATGGACGCTGCAAACAATACTGGAGCTTCTGTTAAAAAACGCGAAGACACACACAAAATGGCAGACGCGAACCGCGCATTTGCTCATTATCGTTGGTAA
- the fusA gene encoding elongation factor G yields MAREFSLEKTRNIGIMAHVDAGKTTTTERILYYTGKIHKIGETHEGASQMDWMEQEQERGITITSAATTAQWKGYRVNIIDTPGHVDFTIEVQRSLRVLDGAVTVLDAQSGVEPQTETVWRQATEYRVPRIVFCNKMDKIGADFLYSVKSLHDRLQANAHPIQLPIGSEDNFTGIIDLVTMKAEIYTNDLGTDIQETEIPEEYAEQAQEWREKLVEAVAETDEELMMKYLEGEEITQEELIAGIRRATINVEFFPVLAGSAFKNKGVQLMLDAVLDYLPSPLDIEAIKGIDSKTDEETTRPADDEAPFASLAFKVMTDPFVGRLTFFRVYSGVLESGSYVLNASKGKKERIGRILQMHANTRQEIDKVYSGDIAAAVGLKDTTTGDTLCALDAPVILESIEFPEPVIQVAVEPKSKADQDKMGVALQKLAEEDPSFRVETNVETGETVISGMGELHLDVLVDRMKREFKVEANVGAPQVSYRETFREATKAEGKFVRQSGGKGQYGHVWVEFTPNEEGKGFEFENAIVGGVVPREYIPAVEKGLEESMNNGVLAGYPLVDIKAKLYDGSYHDVDSNETAFRVAASMALRAAAKHARPVILEPMMKVTITVPEDYLGDIMGHVTSRRGRVEGMEAHGNSQIVNAIVPLAEMFGYATTLRSATQGRGTFMMVFDHYEDVPKSVQEEIIKKNGGKAE; encoded by the coding sequence ATGGCAAGAGAATTTTCGCTAGAAAAAACTCGTAATATTGGTATCATGGCTCACGTTGATGCAGGTAAAACTACAACAACAGAGCGTATCTTGTACTATACTGGTAAAATCCATAAAATCGGTGAAACTCACGAAGGAGCTTCACAGATGGACTGGATGGAACAAGAACAAGAACGTGGTATCACGATTACATCTGCTGCCACTACTGCGCAGTGGAAAGGTTACCGCGTAAATATCATCGATACACCAGGACACGTAGACTTCACAATCGAAGTTCAACGTTCTCTACGTGTATTGGATGGTGCTGTAACTGTACTTGATGCACAATCAGGTGTTGAACCTCAAACTGAAACTGTTTGGCGTCAAGCAACTGAGTACCGAGTACCTCGTATCGTATTCTGTAACAAAATGGATAAAATCGGTGCAGACTTCTTATACTCAGTAAAATCATTGCACGATCGCTTACAAGCGAACGCGCATCCAATCCAATTGCCAATCGGTTCTGAAGATAACTTCACAGGTATCATTGACTTGGTAACGATGAAAGCAGAGATCTACACAAACGATCTAGGCACAGACATCCAAGAAACTGAAATCCCTGAAGAATATGCAGAACAAGCACAAGAATGGCGTGAAAAATTAGTCGAAGCTGTTGCTGAAACAGACGAAGAACTAATGATGAAATATCTTGAAGGTGAAGAAATCACTCAAGAAGAATTGATTGCCGGTATCCGCCGTGCAACAATCAACGTTGAGTTCTTCCCTGTGTTAGCTGGTTCAGCATTCAAGAATAAAGGGGTCCAATTGATGTTGGATGCTGTTCTTGATTACTTGCCATCACCACTAGATATCGAAGCAATCAAAGGTATTGACTCAAAAACAGACGAAGAAACAACTCGTCCTGCAGATGACGAAGCTCCTTTTGCTTCATTAGCATTTAAAGTAATGACTGACCCATTCGTAGGTCGTCTAACTTTCTTCCGTGTCTACTCTGGTGTCCTTGAAAGTGGTTCATACGTATTGAACGCATCAAAAGGCAAAAAAGAGCGTATCGGTCGTATTCTACAAATGCACGCAAACACACGTCAAGAAATCGACAAAGTGTATTCAGGTGATATCGCCGCTGCTGTTGGATTGAAAGATACTACAACAGGGGACACATTGTGTGCGTTAGATGCACCAGTTATCCTTGAATCAATCGAATTCCCAGAACCAGTTATCCAAGTCGCTGTTGAGCCTAAATCAAAAGCTGACCAAGATAAAATGGGTGTTGCGTTGCAAAAACTTGCAGAAGAAGATCCTTCATTCCGTGTTGAAACAAACGTTGAAACAGGTGAAACAGTTATCTCAGGTATGGGTGAGTTGCACTTGGACGTATTAGTAGACCGTATGAAACGCGAATTTAAAGTTGAAGCAAACGTTGGTGCGCCTCAAGTTTCTTACCGCGAAACATTCCGTGAAGCAACAAAAGCGGAAGGTAAATTCGTACGTCAGTCTGGTGGTAAAGGTCAATACGGTCACGTATGGGTTGAATTTACACCAAACGAAGAAGGAAAAGGCTTCGAATTCGAAAACGCAATCGTTGGTGGTGTGGTTCCACGTGAATACATCCCAGCAGTTGAAAAAGGATTAGAAGAATCAATGAATAACGGTGTTCTTGCTGGATACCCATTAGTGGATATCAAAGCAAAACTTTACGATGGTTCATACCATGACGTCGATTCAAATGAAACAGCGTTCCGTGTTGCTGCATCAATGGCTCTAAGAGCTGCTGCAAAACACGCACGTCCTGTGATCCTTGAACCAATGATGAAAGTTACGATTACTGTACCAGAAGATTACTTAGGTGATATCATGGGACACGTAACAAGCCGACGCGGACGTGTTGAAGGAATGGAAGCACACGGTAATTCACAAATCGTTAATGCAATCGTTCCATTGGCAGAAATGTTCGGATACGCGACTACATTGCGTTCAGCAACTCAAGGTCGTGGTACATTCATGATGGTATTTGACCACTACGAAGACGTACCGAAATCTGTTCAAGAAGAAATCATTAAGAAAAACGGCGGAAAAGCTGAATAA
- the tuf gene encoding elongation factor Tu, whose translation MAKEKFDRSKPHVNIGTIGHVDHGKTTLTAAITTVLSKKNGGQAMAYDQIDGAPEERERGITISTAHVEYETDARHYAHVDCPGHADYVKNMITGAAQMDGAILVVSAADGPMPQTREHILLSRQVGVPYIVVFLNKVDMVDDEELLELVEMEVRDLLTEYEFPGDDVPVIAGSALRALEGDASYEEKILELMAAVDEYIPTPERDNDKPFMMPVEDVFSITGRGTVATGRVERGQVRVGDVIDIVGIAEETAQTTVTGVEMFRKLLDYAEAGDNIGALLRGVSREDIQRGQVLAKPGTITPHTKFSAEVYVLTKEEGGRHTPFFTNYRPQFYFRTTDVTGVVELPEGTEMVMPGDNVTMEVELIHPIAIENGTKFSIREGGRTVGAGVVTEIKA comes from the coding sequence ATGGCAAAAGAAAAATTTGACCGTTCGAAACCACACGTTAACATTGGTACTATCGGACACGTTGACCATGGTAAAACAACTTTAACAGCTGCAATCACAACTGTACTATCTAAGAAAAACGGCGGCCAAGCAATGGCTTACGATCAAATCGATGGTGCTCCTGAAGAACGCGAACGCGGAATCACTATTTCAACAGCTCACGTTGAGTACGAAACTGACGCACGTCACTATGCTCACGTTGACTGCCCAGGACACGCGGACTACGTTAAAAACATGATCACTGGTGCTGCTCAAATGGACGGAGCAATCTTAGTTGTTTCTGCTGCTGACGGCCCTATGCCTCAAACTCGTGAACACATCCTATTATCTCGTCAAGTTGGTGTACCATACATCGTTGTATTCTTGAACAAAGTAGATATGGTTGATGACGAAGAATTACTTGAATTAGTTGAAATGGAAGTTCGTGACCTATTAACAGAATACGAATTCCCTGGTGACGATGTTCCTGTAATCGCTGGTTCAGCTTTAAGAGCTTTAGAAGGCGACGCTTCATACGAAGAAAAAATTCTTGAATTGATGGCTGCAGTTGACGAATATATCCCAACTCCAGAACGTGATAACGACAAACCATTCATGATGCCAGTTGAGGACGTATTCTCAATCACTGGTCGTGGTACTGTTGCTACAGGACGTGTTGAACGTGGACAAGTTCGTGTTGGTGACGTTATCGATATCGTTGGTATCGCAGAAGAAACAGCTCAAACAACTGTAACTGGTGTTGAAATGTTCCGTAAATTATTAGACTACGCTGAAGCAGGCGATAACATTGGTGCGTTACTACGTGGTGTTTCACGTGAAGACATCCAACGTGGTCAAGTTTTAGCTAAACCAGGTACAATCACACCTCATACAAAATTCTCTGCAGAAGTATACGTGTTGACTAAAGAAGAAGGTGGACGTCATACTCCATTCTTCACTAACTACCGTCCACAATTCTACTTCCGTACGACTGACGTAACTGGTGTTGTTGAATTACCAGAAGGAACTGAAATGGTTATGCCTGGCGACAACGTAACAATGGAAGTTGAATTAATCCACCCAATCGCTATCGAAAATGGTACTAAATTCTCAATCCGTGAAGGCGGACGTACAGTTGGTGCCGGTGTCGTTACAGAAATCAAAGCTTAA
- the tnpA gene encoding IS200/IS605 family transposase — MANKANSLAHTKWLCKYHIVFTPKYRRKIIYNQYRASIQEIIKRLCKYKGVEILEGHMMPDHVHLLLSIPPKISVSSFMGYLKGKSALMIFDKHANLKYKFGNRHFWAEGYYVSTVGLNEATIRKYIQEQEKHDIALDKLSVREYEDPFKG, encoded by the coding sequence ATGGCTAATAAAGCAAATAGTTTAGCCCATACAAAGTGGCTGTGCAAATACCACATTGTATTCACACCAAAGTATAGAAGAAAAATCATCTATAATCAATATCGAGCAAGTATTCAAGAAATTATCAAACGACTATGTAAGTATAAGGGAGTAGAAATCTTGGAAGGACATATGATGCCAGATCACGTCCATCTATTATTGAGTATCCCACCAAAAATAAGCGTGTCAAGTTTTATGGGTTATCTTAAAGGAAAGAGTGCATTGATGATTTTTGATAAACATGCAAATTTAAAATATAAATTTGGCAATCGACATTTTTGGGCAGAAGGATATTATGTAAGCACAGTGGGATTGAATGAAGCGACCATAAGGAAATACATTCAAGAACAAGAGAAACATGATATAGCGCTAGATAAATTGAGCGTTCGAGAATACGAGGACCCTTTTAAGGGTTAG